GCATTAATATTCCCTCCTTTATCAAACGGATCGCTACTGACAATTTGAAAGGCTCGGCACAGACGATCATGGATTCCAATCCTGTGGGTGCCAGCTGTGCCCGTGTCTGTCCTACAGATGAACTGTGCGAGGGAGCCTGTGTGCTAAATGATGCCTCGGCGCCGATCCAAATCGGACTGCTGCAGCGGTATGCCACAGATTGGGCGATGAACAGCGGCGTTCAATTATTTCAAGCTGGTGCCCCTAATGGGAAAAAGGTAGCCGTAATCGGTGGCGGTCCTGCGGGATTGTCAGCGGCAAGGGAGCTTGCCCGTGAAGGCTTTTCTGTTGTGATCTACGAAGCGAAGGAGCTGGCTGGTGGACTGGATACACATGGGATTGTGTCGTTTCGGCTTCCGCAGTCTATATCCCTTTGGGAAGTAGAGCAGGTAGAACAGCTCGGTGTGGAGATACGTACAGGTACGAAAGTCGGAGTAGATGTCTCTGTAGAAGAGCTAAAGCTGAACTATGATGCCATCGTTTTGGCAGCGGGTATGGGCTATGTGCCTCCGATAGGGATTGAAGGCGAAAAACTAGCTGGCGTATATGATGCCATTGCGCTCGTAGAATCCACTAAGACAGGTATTCCTCTGCTAGAGCTGATGGGTCAGCGAGTTGCTGTCATTGGCGCAGGAAATACGGCTATTGATGCGGCTACTTGCTCGGTGCGACTGGGAGCCACCAATGTAAAAATGGTCTACCGCCGGACCCGCGAGGAGATGACGGCTTATGACTTTGAATATGAATTTGCGAAGCAGGAAGGTGTGGAGTTCAGTTGGCTAACCTTACCGAAACGTATCGTGGGTGATGAGCTTGGGAATGTAACCGCGCTGGAATGTGTGCAGATGAAGCTGACAGAGGAGCTGGGCAAAGATGGACGTCCAGTGCCTATACCGATAGAGGGTTCTGAGTTCTTGATTCCTGTAGATGCGGTTGTAGTAGCTATTGGTCAAAAGCGTCGCCTAGATCTAATAGATTCCTTAGGTCTTGCGCATGATCGCGGGGTTGTGAGGGTGGATGAGGCCACTTGCCGGACTTCCGATCCACAAATCTATGCTGCTGGGGATATCATATTTGGTTCAGGTAAAGGTGAGGCCATGGTTGTATCGGCGGCACAGCAGGGAAAAGATGCGGCCCATGCGATTGTAAAACAGTTCTCCGACCAGCAGGAGGTCGTCGTTAGATCTGCAGGTTGAGCGTAGAAATCAAATTGGATTTTACATGACAGGGAGGGAACATCAATGGCAGATTTAAGTATTAATCTCGCAGGAATCAAATCACCGAATCCGTTCTGGCTGGCCTCCGCGCCGCCTACGAATACAGGCTATCAAGTACAGCGGGCCTTTGAAGCAGGTTGGGGTGGTGCGGTGTGGAAGACGCTCGGCGATCCGATCATTAATACCTCATCACGTTTTGCGGCAGTGAATTTCAATGGGCAACGGGTTGCAGGCTTCAACAATATTGAACTGATCACCGACCGTCCACTTGAGGTCAATCTGAAGGAAATCTATGAAACGAAGAAAAGATTCCCGAATCATGCGATTATAGCCTCCCTGATGGTAGAACCTTCGCAGCAAAAATGGCATGAGATTGTTAAGCGGGTAGAGGATGTCGGCGTAGACGGTCTGGAGCTTAACTTTGGTTGTCCGCATGGGATGGCTGAGCGCGGGATGGGCGCTGCTTCGGGGCAACAGCCTGATCTGGTGCAAGCACAGACCACTTGGGTAAAAGAAGTAGCGACGACCCCGGTGATTGTGAAGCTGACGCCCAACATTACGGATATTACCGTCGTTGCCCGTCATGCGGTTAAGGGTGGGGCGGATGCGATTAGTATGATCAACACGATCAACAGTCTTGCAGGGGTAGATATTCATAGCTGGAATACGATTCCGAATGTTGGAGGACAGGGCGCGCATGGCGGTTACTGCGGTCCGGCTGTGAAGCCTATTGCGCTTAGTATGGTAGCGGAATGTGCTCGTGACCGAGGTGTGGGTATTCCTATCTCCGGCATCGGTGGTATTTCTACTTGGCAGGATGTTGTTGAGTTTATGCTAATGGGCGCTACAGGCATTCAAGTATGTACAGCAGTCATGCATCATGGCTTCCGGATTGTGGAGGAAATGATCGATGGTCTGAATAACTATTTGGATGACAAAGGTCTGGCTTCCGTAACTGAGCTCATTGGTAAATCGGTATCCAGATACTCTAACTGGGGTGATCTGGATCTCAACTATAAAGTCGTTGCCCGTATAAATGAGGAGAACTGCATTAACTGTAATAAGTGCCATATCGCCTGCGAAGATGCATCGCATCAATGTATTGATATGTTAACTAACGCAGATGGGAAAGCTATTCTACAGGTGCGCGAGGAAGATTGTGTAGGCTGTAATCTTTGTTCTATTGTTTGTCCAGCAGATGGTGCGATTGATATGGTTCCATTGGACACTGGGGCAGCCCCTCTGACCTGGAATGAACGGCAGAAGGTGATCAGCAGCTTGAATAGCTCCTATTCAGAAGTGGAGGTGGTGTAAGGATGAAGAAGATTATTAAGAATGGAATCATCGTTACCGCAGCAGATACTTATACAGGCGATGTGGCTATTGAAAATGGGGTTATTACGGCGATTGGCTTTCATTTGGAGACCTCGGGTGCGGAGGTTATCGATGCCTCTGGTTGTTATGTTTTTCCTGGGGGCATTGATCCGCATACGCATCTGGATATGCCTTTTGGCGGCACGGTTACAGCGGATGATTTCGAGACGGGGACGATTGCTGCTGCATATGGTGGCACGACCACAGTCATTGATTTTTGCCTAACCACCAAAGGACAACCGCTCCAGCAAGCCGTAGATACATGGCATCATAAATCGCAGGATAAAGCGGTGATTGATTACAGCTTTCATCTTATGGTATCGGAGCTGAACGATAAGGTGCTTGGCGAGCTTCCGGAGATTATTGAGAAGGAAGGCATTACCTCGCTCAAAGTATTTATGGCGTATAAGAATACTTTCCAGGCGGATGACGGTACACTTTTTAAGACGCTGCAAGCTGCGAAAAAAGAAGGTGCGCTCGTGATGGTGCATGCGGAGAATGGGGATGTCATTGAATATCTGGTGGAGCAGGCCTTGGCCGCAGGCAACACCGATCCGATCTTTCATGCACTGACCCGTCCGCCAGAGCTGGAGGGTGAAGCCACGGGACGCGCTGCTTACTTGACGGAACTAACAGATTCACAGCTGTACGTTGTACATGTGACCTGTGCGAAAGCCGCTTGGAAGATTGCTGAAGCGCGTAAAAAAGGACTGCGTGTCTACGGAGAAACTTGTCCGCAGTACTTAGTGCTGGATCAGACGGCGTTGGAAAAGCCCAACTTCGAAGGTGCGAAATACGTATGGTCTCCGCCACTGCGTGAGCAGTGGAATCAGGATGTGCTATGGGATGCGCTTTGGAGCGGCAGCTTGCAGACGATAGGCTCGGATCAATGCTCCTTTGATTTCAAAGGACAAAAGGATCTGGGACTTGGCGATTTCTCCAAAATCCCGAACGGTGGGCCGACCATCGAGGATCGATTTACGATTCTATATTCGGAAGGTGTGCAGAAAGGCCGGATCTCGTTGAACAAATTCGTAGACATTATTGCTACCTCCAGTGCTAAGCTGTTTGGATTGTATCCGCAAAAAGGCACAGTAGCAGTAGGGAGTGACGCTGATCTGGTCATTTTTGATCCTTCTGTGGAGAGAGTTCTCTCCGCTGATACGCACCATATGAACGTCGATTATAATGCGTTTGAGGGCTTTGAAGTGAAAGGTGAGCCTGTTTCTGTCCTTAGTCGAGGCGAGTTTGTGATTCGAGACAAGCAATTTGTTGGCAAGGCTGGCTCGGGAAAATATTTAAAACGTAAGCGTTTTGCAGCAGAGGCGCCTCTTCCATCCAAAGCGGAAATTAGCGGAGGTGTAATCTAATGTCTGCTTTTGCGGAATATGCCAAAGAACAGCAAGAGATCGACGGGCTGCTCTTTAAAGGATATACGATCACCAGTATCCTAGAGGATTTGGATGGTGCTCGGGTCACGTTCGTTAGAGGGGAACCGGCCAAGAGCTCAATGGAGTTATTATTGCTGACAGCGGATGCCCGTAAGTATGTGACGACCGTTGTGATTGCTGGGTTGATGGCGGCAGATGAGCAGACAGGTTGTTACAGTGGAGAGGTTTAAGGTGAGCGAATTGAAAGCTGAGTAGTAAGCTCCTGGGAGATCATGGGCTTGGTGCTCGGCTTTTTATTGTGCCTATGAAAGGGTGCGAGGAGATAACCTCCCTGAAAATAGCCGATTATCGTCTCGGAGTATACTTTTTGGGGAAATCCTCCCCAAAAGGTAGCTGATTATGGTCCCGAAATAGACGTTTTAGGGAAAACCTCCCTAAAAATCACTGAAATGCGCCGATTTTGCTCAAATTCGCTAAATATTAGGGAAGCTTTCCCTAATTTGCAGTTATAGGCACCTGAAGACCAACAATCAGGGAGGATTTCCCTAATCTATCTCTTCTGCTGCTGCTCGCGCTCCATATACTCATGCCGTAATATGGACATGATATGCAGAGATTCGAAGCGTTCCCCTACTTTTATGCAATCACGCAGAGTGCCTTCCAGTGTAAAGCCACAGCTTTCGTAGACATGGCGAGCTCTATGGTTGTGATCCCTAACATCTAACCATAGGCGATGTGTTTCGGTGTGTCGGAAGATCCAGTCGGTCACGAGATGAAGTGATAGCTTGCCATACCCAAGCCCTTTGGAATGGATGACAACTCTTTTAATGCAGACGGTAAGGTGTGTCTTGAAGTCCTGTTACGATGATATAGCCGACTCTTTTTCCTGAGCTTTCTCTAATTGTAAGGTGTAGAATATCTGGATCTTGGATGGCCGCAGTATGCTCCTCTTTGCTCCATTGTCCGATATAGGCACGATTTCCTTCGTTTTGTTCTGTTGCTAATACGAATGCTAAATCCTGAACGGTTGTACGTTGTAGATCCAAGGCTTCTGAATGGATGATCATAACCATGCGCCCCTGTCTCATATGTATTTTCTAAACCATGGTAACTGACGGTTTACTTGCTGTCATTCATGGAGTTCTAGCTTGTTTTCTTTATATTGGAAGAGCTCTAGGAATGATCACAACTTCGTGTATAATTGAGACCAGGTGTTAAGAATTCCAATCGGATGAGGAGATCAGCTGGTTATGTACTTTCTTGATATTATGTCTTGGCTGACAGAGGATAATCTGCGGCATTTGCTTGAACAATATCGTTCGTTTGGGCCCTTTCCGGGCATTGCGTTAACGTTTATGAAATCATTTATACCACCACTACCAACTATTGCGATCGTCGGATTAAACGGGGCTGTATATGGTTTATGGTTAGGTTTTTTGTATTCTTGGATCGGCTTGGTTGCGGGCTGTGTGACCACATTTTGGATTATTCGCAAAGTAGCCTCTCATCGTTATCTACGAAAATGGGCAGAACGGCCAAAGGTAGCCAAAAGCATGACATGGGTGCGGCAAAGTGGGTTCAGCTATGTATTTCTGCTAAGTATATTCCCGGTAGGCCCCTTCGTTGTAGTTAATATGGCTGCTGGTCTTGCCGGAATGAGGTTTCGTTCATACATCCTTGCGCTCACTGTGGGCAAGGCGATTATGGTATTCGCGGTATCATATATTGGAAATGATCTTGAACGATTCATCCGCCAGCCGTGGGAGATCATCTATGTCTTGGTGTTTATTGGACTGTCACTATGGGGAGTCAAAGCCATTGAGGCGCGGTTCGCTAGAACGGTGCAGGATGGAAATAAGGTCGCTTAGTCCTGTGAATGAACTCACTTGAATATCTGAATCTAAACAGATCGAAGGAGGAAATGATGATGAAATATCGTAAGCTTGGTAGTACAGGAATGAATGTATCGGTGATCGGCTTAGGTACTTGGCAGTTCGGTGGAGAGTGGGGCAAGGATTTCACTCAAGCAGAAGTGGATGCCATGCTAGATAAGGCTGGAGAGCTGGGTATTAATTTGATTGATACGGCTGAGTGTTATGGAGATCACTTATCAGAGAAGTTCATCGGGGGCTATCTGGCTCGCCGGAAACGTGAGGACTGGATTGTGGCTACGAAATTTGGACATCATTTTCAGGGGCATCTGCAGCGGGAACAGCTGTGGCGTGCTGAGGATGTACTGAAGCAGCTAGACGATTCACTGCGTGCACTCCAGACAGAGTATATCGACCTCTATCAATTCCACTCTGGAACCGACGAGCAATTCGATAATGATAAGCTGTGGAGTATGCTCGACAGACAGAAGCAGGCAGGGAAAATCCGTCATTTAGGCGTCTCGATCAGTGCATCGGGCTCAGGTGTGCATCAGACCTCTGCAGCAGCAGATGTGCAGGCAGAGGCCATACAAGTGGTATATAATCGGCTGGATCGTAAACCTGAGGAAGAGATTTTTCCGATTTGCATCGAGAATCAATTAGGCGTATTGGCTCGCGTTCCGTTGGCGAGTGGTTATTTGAGCGGCAAGTATAAGCCGGATGCGGTTTTTGGACAGGGTGATGTCCGAGCGAACCATAACGAGGATGTAAGACAGAAACAGCTACGGGCTGTAGCTGAAATTGCTGCCAACGAAGTGCCTTCTGGTCTTGATATGGCGCAGTGGGCTTTGGCCTGGTGCCTTCAGCATTCCGCAGTAACCAGCGTAATTCCGGGCTGTAAGAATGTAGAACAAGTTATCTCCAACGCCAGTGCTGCCGATTTGGACATGGTGAAGGGTAACACGAAATAAGTTGGAAGCTACATTGAAAAAAGCTCTTTGACCTTCGCGTCGGCTGGATCCTTATCGTAGATATGGGTCCAACTGTTCGTGGAGGCGTCGTAAAGATAGTCCTGTTTCCACCACTGGAAATGGATTACGATGTTTCGCACAGCGGATACAATTCTCTCTACTTCCTGATTGGTCATAATAGGGTGTAGAGAGATGCGGATCCAACCCGGTCTAAGCGACTGGTCCCCTACCGTAATAGCCTCAGCGATCTGCGCAGATTGCGCCCACCCTACTCCAAGCAGGTAATGTCCATATGGACCCGCACAAGAGCAACCCCCTCGGGCTTGTATACCGAAGCGATCATTCAGCAGCTGAACAGCTAGGTTGTAATGAATATCGCGCAATGTAAAAGAGACGATGCCATGACGTTCTGTATGATGTCCAGCTAGCAGTGAACATTCAGGTATGCAACGGAGCCCGTTCATTAATTTCTGGCACAGTTCGAGCTCTCTAGTCACCATATAATGACCGCTTCCATTCATTTGGTCTTTTAGCTTCACACATAGTGCCGTCCGAAAAGCTTGCAGAAATCCCGGCGTTCCCCCGTCTTCCCGCATCTCTATTTCATTTGTGTAACGGCGTCCTCCCCAAGGATTGACCCAAGCCACTGTCCCTCCGCCCGGTTCGTCAGGAATACGTCCATTACTTAATGCCTCATCAAAGATTAGAACTCCGTTCGCGCCCGGCCCACCCAGAAATTTATGCGGAGAGAAAAAGATCGCATCCAGCTTCTCCAGTGGTGAGATAGGATGCATATCGATTGGCTCATAGGGAGCGCTGGCAGCGAAATCTACAAAACACAGGCCACCATGACGGTGCATCATCGCGGCAAGCTTCTGGTAGGGGGTCTGAATTCCTGTCACATTCGAGCAAGCTGTAAATGATCCAATCTTCCAGCGGCGATGCTGATACAATCCTAACAGAGCTTCAAGCTGCTGGAGATCTATATTTCCGTTCTTTCCGGGAGGAACGGTTACAACGTCACCAATCCCCTCCTGCCAAGGAAGAATATTTGAATGATGCTCCATATGGCTGGTGAAGATCACGGGACGCTCCTCCATCGAATGGATATTATTTTCCTGGAGCCATTCGGGGAGTCTTAAGCCCATAATACGCTGTAGCTTGTTCACGGCTCCGGTTGTTCCATTTCCGCAGAAGAGCAGGATGTCCTGAGGGCCGGCATTTACATGCTTTTTAATGATTTGTCGTGCTTCATTATAAGCCAGTGTCATAGTTAATCCTGTTGTGTTGGAATCTGTATGCGGATTGCTAACATATGGACCGAAGGCTTCCTGCAGCTTCCGTTCGATCGGTTCATATAAGCGTCCGCTTGCTGTCCAATCGGCATACAGCAGTGGCTGTTTACCATAGGGCGTGGTGATCTGATGCCGAATCCCAATGGTGTGCTCACGAAAGGTCTCAAAATGGTTTTGTAGTGAAGCGGGCGTCTCTGCAGAAGAGGCGTGGATGATGTTTAGCACGGATTTCCCTCCAGCCCGTACACCGTCTGTTCTAAAGTTATGCTGTGTTCTCGGCGTACCAGTAGTTTCTATGGCACCAGTATATGCTTGCTTGGGGAATTGGGTTAAAGCCTAGTTGAATCATTTATATAAATAATTGGACATCGCTTTCTAGTGCATCTTTTAAATAAGCCGCAGCATCGATAATCTCGACCTCTGGCAGCAGCTCTTCTGTTTTAAAGCCCATGATCTCGACAGAGAGCTTGCAGGCATAGAACTTGATGTTTTTTTTGCGAGCCCCTTTTAGAAAATGAATCAGCTTCGGTGCGCCTTGCTCCTCCATCATTTCCTCTAGCATCATTCGGCCCAGTCCGCTGAAGTTCAGATGGGAGAGCGGTAGCTGACCAGGGCCCTTTGGTGTAATGACATCCATCAGCTTCTCATAAATACTCTTATCCTCAAGTGTCATTTTCTCCGGATCACGCACCAGAAATAGGCCCCAGAAAGAGAAGAACATCGTAACCTCGACATCAATATCTCTCGCAGCATTCGCTAGGATCAGTCCTGCCATGGCTTTGTCGTATTCTCCGCTGAACATCAGTAAATTGATTTTTTTACTCACCTACATAGCCCTCCCGTTACTTATTTGGAATGTCATTAGTATGGTGCTGGAGGGGAGAAGTATGCGAAAGGACCTTCTGAATGTAAAAAAAAGCCCCCTTACGGGAGCTCAATCACCTTTATTCTGTTGCCTAGCTTCTACTAATGTACTTCAGAATCTTTAGATTCCGGATCTAAGGTGCTACGGATATCATAGTAACGGGCGGAAAGCCAAATGCTTCCAGTAAATAATACGATGAGTCCAAGAACGATAGAAAATCGCCAGTCGCCTGCCTTGAAGTTCAGTTGAAGTACCGTTAGTACTAGCGAAACCTGGGTCCAGACCAGTGTTCTTTTGCGAAAAGCCGCAATATCTCCAATCATCTTTGGGATATTCCGAATGATCAAATAGGCAATAACTGCGAGGATAAGTGCAAATATAGCAGTTACAGCTAATTCAGAAGAGGATAGGACATGCATTGTCTCAGGCATCCTTTCGGCTTGCAAAAGTATAGGATATAAAAGGTGAATTACTATTTCTTGAAGATACCTAGTGGAGCTCCAGTCGGTAAGAAGGTGCGTCCGAAATGAGCGTTTAGCACAGAAGCGCCACAACCGTATAGAGACACTATACCAATTCCTAGCTCTGCACAGGCAGCAAGCTTGTGGAAGAACTCAGGAGCGATACCGAAGGAATCAAAAGTTAGTCCAAGAAAGAGGAAATCTATCAATACAAAGATGATAAGCAAAACTCTATTAGCCTCAACTGCGCCAATGGTCATAAAGATTGTGAAGATCAAGTAGCCCAGAAATACAAAACCGAGCTGCTTAGGATCTACAGCCTCCGCAAGCGTTGGGCCGAATACGCCGAGCTTGATCAGCCAGCTGCTAGCCATACCGAACCAAAAGAAAGCGTAGGCGCCAAAGGCAGTCATACCAAAGGTGTTATTGTGCTTAGCATCTTGAATTGCGGCGAATAGTTGAGCGAATGCTCCCAGGAAGATAGCCCAAGGAATGACGTAGCTAAGTCCTGTTGTAAGTTCAAGCTTCTGGGAAGAAGCGACCAATGTGACAATAGCCAGTCCGAATAGCCCGATGGCGCTTGGGTCTGCGGTGACGATTTTGACAGATTGGGTGTTAGGGGATTGCGCTGACATAACAGTAAAAGCCTCCATTATTATATATAGTTTTACGCTCTTAAAAACAGCACTCAAGGAGCGCTGTTCATAGGCCTGCCTATCATATCATATCGGTATGTGCTTGCCTATAAAACAACACTCATTTTTTGTCGTGAATTGATGGTCCTATGTCCAATAAGAGGTTATTTAGCTAAGCAAACGAAAATATTATGTCAAGAATAGACATTATATGCAGTGATAATCTTCACAATCTGTTGAAAATTGATGTATAATAGTCAGTGATAATTATTATCAAGTCATAATGAAAAGGCGGTAAGCTTGAAGTGAACAAATGGACATTATTTACGAAGGCGACCCGGTTTTGGAGTTTTTCTGTTATGCTCATCCCGATTGTCTTAGGTACGGTTGGGGCATATGTATGGGAAAGGTCATTCCATCCGGTCTTATTTATTCTAACCTTAATAGGGGCGATTTCGGCGCATCTGTTTTCCAATATGGTCAATGATCTGTGGGATTATCGCAACGGAACAGATACAAAGGCGAAGAATTCCGCTGGTGAAATCAGCACAAACTCCGGGCTGCTGACAGGTGGAATCCTCTCGGAGTCTTTTTATGCAAGGATGACTTGGAGTATGCTGGCGATTGCCATCATATGTGGTGGTGTGCTTAGTATATATAGCGGTTGGAATATCCTCTGGTTTGTACTTGTGGGTGTTTTAATTGCTTATTTCTATGTAGCCCCGCCACTGCGTTATGGATATCGCGGCAAAGGATACAGTGAGTTGGCTATCTTTATAGCTTTTGGGATTATGCCAGTGTTAGGCTCCTTTTTCGTACAAACGGGTCATTTTAGCATGAAGCCAGTAATTCTTTCGTTGCCGGTTGGATTCTTGACTACATTATTGTTGTTTAATCACCATTTCTTACACTGGAAAGCGGATGAGCAGGCAGGTAAACTTACGCTGGTTGTGGTGTGGGGTGAGCAAAAAGCACTTGTATTCTCGCGTGTGCTTCTCTTCACTGGATACGCTTCTGTGGTGGTCTGTGTACTGATGGGCGTACTTCCAGTTTATGCACTATTGGCGCTGGTTACAGCCTTCTGGCCGATTCGTATTTATCGTGGACTGAAGTCGCAAAACGCTTCGCCAGCCTATATCCCGCTCATGGGTGCTTCACAAAAAGCCTCCGTTCGATGCGGAGTAGTGATGGCCACAGCATTATTAATTCAAGGATTATTCTGATACTAATAGTCAACATACAGAAGGAGTGAGCTTTCATGGAAAAGAAGGACAAAGAATTGATGAAGGAAGAACAAAACACTAAAGGCAATCGTATGGTGCTTGGCGATTTTCACTCCATTTTAGAAGAAGGAAAGGTCTGGAAGACGGGTGGATTTACATTGCCAGATGGATCCTTCTGGGCTTATCGTGAACCGGAAGCGGTAGTTATCGTTCGTAATGATACGCTTTATGTACGTGCGAAATTATCTCGCGAGAATCATCAAGTGCAAATTCTAGACAATGCTAAGCATATGTATTACTCTGCGGAGCCAGTGGTCATTCCTGAGGCCGGAGAGATTAGCTTTGAGCTACAAATTCGTTGCCGTACACAAGGCACAGCACCTGGAGATTTGTACGATGGTTATGTATCGCTGAACTTGCTTGATTTTACGACAGGCGCGGCGCTTGACTTTTTTGCGGGAAATGATAAATATGCTAGTGTATATGGTATTTTGCCGTTCCCAGGGGTACAAGTACCAGAGAGTAAAGGAACGAAATATTTCTGCATTTTTAAAGAAGATACGGATTTCAAACCACGTGAATTTAATACCTACCGCATAACTTACCACCGTGGCAATGATGAGGCTGTATTTTATTTGAATGGCAAAGAAGTTCGTCGTGAGAAAAATATACCGATCAAATTCAACAACTTTACAGTGGCGCTCGGAATTATGACGGAGAAGGATCTGAGTCCTGAGGGCAGCGTATCTGTACATGGACAAACTGTTATTGCAGAATGGTCCCCAGTGACGATCACAACGACTGAACAGTAATGCCAAGTAGGCTCAATTGATAAATAAGGGTGTATGGTGTGAATATTAAAAGCTTTCTAAGATTTGTTGAGCTGCCGACGAAAGTAGCCAGTATGATTCCATTTCTAATGGGAACGCTGTATGCCCTGTATCGGTTTGAGGATTTTTATGTGCTGCGGTTTGGATTGATGTTCGTTTCCTTGCTTAGTTTTGATATGGCAACGACGGCGATTAACAACTATTACGATTTCAAAAAAGCTTCCAAAACCCACGGCTATGGCTATGAAACACATAATGCGATTGTGCATTTTAAGCTAAAAGAGAGCACCGTCGTGGCGACGATTGTTATCTTACTAGCTCTGGCTGCAGGGGGCGGGATTGCGCTTGTTACTCAGACGGGGCTGCTGGTCTTTTTACTTGGTGGACTGTCGTTCTTAATAGGTATCCTTTATTCGTTCGGGCCG
This window of the Paenibacillus sp. FSL R10-2734 genome carries:
- a CDS encoding DUF6081 family protein, with the translated sequence MEKKDKELMKEEQNTKGNRMVLGDFHSILEEGKVWKTGGFTLPDGSFWAYREPEAVVIVRNDTLYVRAKLSRENHQVQILDNAKHMYYSAEPVVIPEAGEISFELQIRCRTQGTAPGDLYDGYVSLNLLDFTTGAALDFFAGNDKYASVYGILPFPGVQVPESKGTKYFCIFKEDTDFKPREFNTYRITYHRGNDEAVFYLNGKEVRREKNIPIKFNNFTVALGIMTEKDLSPEGSVSVHGQTVIAEWSPVTITTTEQ
- a CDS encoding prenyltransferase, with amino-acid sequence MNKWTLFTKATRFWSFSVMLIPIVLGTVGAYVWERSFHPVLFILTLIGAISAHLFSNMVNDLWDYRNGTDTKAKNSAGEISTNSGLLTGGILSESFYARMTWSMLAIAIICGGVLSIYSGWNILWFVLVGVLIAYFYVAPPLRYGYRGKGYSELAIFIAFGIMPVLGSFFVQTGHFSMKPVILSLPVGFLTTLLLFNHHFLHWKADEQAGKLTLVVVWGEQKALVFSRVLLFTGYASVVVCVLMGVLPVYALLALVTAFWPIRIYRGLKSQNASPAYIPLMGASQKASVRCGVVMATALLIQGLF